The following coding sequences lie in one Listeria ivanovii subsp. londoniensis genomic window:
- a CDS encoding glycosyltransferase family 4 protein, which yields MLLWSILISFAVGIVMVPIVRKFAFRINAVDTPRERHKHTKTTATLGGLAIFISFSVGMLLAPIDKSGFVPIYFGALIVIATGFIDDLFDLSPKWKMLGQIIAALCVTVWGDITINFINVPFYGELDFGYFAIPLSIIWIVAIVNALNLIDGLDGLAGGISIIALMTIAGMALLLKDAFVAPVALILVAAVAAFLIYNFPPASIFMGDTGALFLGYMIAVLSLMGFKNVTFISLLVPLIILGVPLSDTFFAIVRRLKSRMPISSADRSHIHHRLMALGFTEKQTVLLIYCMALLFSMTGFVFSFSTAWGAVLLLVLLIFSIEIIVEFIGLIGEDYRPILNLLQKIHRKRK from the coding sequence TTGCTATTATGGAGTATACTGATTAGCTTTGCGGTTGGTATTGTTATGGTGCCAATAGTAAGGAAGTTTGCGTTTCGTATTAATGCTGTTGATACCCCTCGTGAAAGACATAAGCATACGAAAACGACAGCAACTTTAGGCGGGCTAGCCATATTTATAAGTTTTTCTGTTGGGATGCTTTTGGCACCAATTGATAAGTCTGGATTTGTTCCGATTTATTTTGGAGCATTAATTGTTATTGCCACTGGTTTTATTGATGATTTATTTGATTTATCACCCAAATGGAAAATGTTAGGGCAGATTATAGCGGCACTTTGTGTAACTGTTTGGGGAGATATTACAATTAATTTTATTAATGTGCCTTTTTATGGGGAATTAGACTTTGGTTATTTTGCAATTCCATTATCTATTATTTGGATTGTAGCGATTGTTAACGCGTTGAACTTGATAGATGGTTTAGATGGTTTAGCAGGCGGTATTTCCATTATTGCTTTAATGACGATTGCAGGTATGGCATTACTGCTTAAGGATGCCTTTGTAGCGCCTGTTGCTTTAATTCTTGTTGCTGCAGTTGCGGCCTTCTTAATTTATAATTTTCCGCCAGCAAGTATTTTTATGGGGGATACTGGGGCTTTATTTCTCGGATATATGATAGCCGTTTTATCACTGATGGGCTTTAAAAATGTGACGTTTATTTCACTTTTAGTTCCTCTTATTATTTTGGGAGTACCTTTATCTGACACGTTCTTTGCAATTGTACGTAGGTTGAAATCGCGAATGCCGATATCGTCTGCTGATAGATCACATATTCATCATAGATTAATGGCGCTTGGATTTACAGAAAAACAAACGGTATTACTAATTTATTGTATGGCTCTACTATTTTCAATGACAGGATTTGTATTCTCTTTCTCCACTGCTTGGGGAGCGGTGTTGCTACTTGTATTATTAATATTTAGTATTGAAATTATTGTAGAGTTTATCGGTCTGATTGGAGAAGATTATCGTCCTATTCTTAATCTGCTTCAAAAAATCCACCGAAAACGAAAATAG
- a CDS encoding LCP family protein — MNKGTDDSRRSSKKYKRRRKILFWILIPIMCLVLAGVGYGTYLFSKTKLAADNSFDNVRNGQASTLRSKDIEPIKDSFSILIIGVDTSAKRESDGNPRSDSLILATFNVKDARVEMTSIPRDSYVHIQDSKKDIDKYTKINAAHAYGGPELTMQTVEEEFQIPIDYYVRFDFDAFLKIVDALGGIDVDVPVSFTEQDSNDKAGAITLEKGQQHLNGEQALALARTRHIDSDIERGKRQQLIIKSIVSEATSISSISKYSDIIKVVGDNMKTNLTFNQMLSIAKFGMTNSIDIKSLNLEGTDAPMNGIYYYQLNDDSVQSVSNEFADELGIKKPFPNAAPYSDEKSTTTETSN, encoded by the coding sequence ATGAATAAAGGCACGGATGACAGCCGAAGAAGCAGCAAGAAATACAAACGTAGACGTAAAATATTATTCTGGATTTTAATACCTATTATGTGCTTAGTATTAGCAGGAGTTGGATATGGAACTTACCTGTTCAGTAAAACAAAACTCGCAGCCGACAATTCCTTTGATAATGTACGAAATGGACAAGCATCCACTCTTCGTTCAAAAGATATTGAGCCCATAAAAGATAGTTTTTCCATTTTAATTATTGGTGTTGATACAAGCGCCAAACGTGAATCTGACGGAAATCCTCGAAGTGATTCACTTATCTTAGCAACATTTAATGTCAAAGATGCCCGTGTAGAAATGACAAGTATTCCTCGTGACTCTTATGTTCATATTCAAGATTCTAAGAAAGACATCGATAAATATACTAAAATAAATGCAGCCCATGCTTATGGTGGACCCGAACTAACGATGCAAACAGTAGAGGAAGAATTCCAAATTCCAATTGATTATTACGTTCGTTTCGACTTTGATGCCTTCCTTAAAATCGTGGACGCATTAGGCGGAATTGATGTAGATGTCCCTGTCAGCTTTACCGAACAAGATTCTAACGACAAAGCTGGGGCAATTACACTCGAAAAAGGGCAACAGCATTTAAATGGAGAACAAGCATTAGCACTTGCCCGCACAAGACATATTGACAGTGATATCGAGCGTGGTAAAAGACAACAATTAATTATTAAATCAATAGTAAGTGAAGCAACCTCCATTTCTTCTATTAGTAAGTATTCCGATATTATCAAAGTTGTTGGAGATAATATGAAAACTAATTTAACTTTTAATCAAATGCTTTCCATTGCAAAATTCGGCATGACCAATAGTATTGATATTAAATCGCTTAACCTTGAAGGTACAGATGCTCCAATGAATGGCATTTATTATTATCAGCTAAATGATGATTCTGTTCAAAGTGTTTCCAATGAGTTTGCTGATGAGCTTGGCATTAAGAAGCCATTTCCAAATGCAGCTCCATATTCTGATGAAAAATCTACTACAACAGAAACTTCTAATTAA